In Actinoplanes octamycinicus, the genomic window ACCGACTCGATCAGGTCCCAGGTGTCCCGGCGGGCCTGCGGGTCGAGACCGGTGGTCAGCTCGTCCAGGATGGCGATCCGCGGATTGCCGATCAGCGCCAGGGCGATCGAGAGGCGCTGCTTCTGACCGCCGGAGAGTTTTCCGTACGCGGTCCGCAGCTTCCCGTCCAGCCCGAGGTCGCCGGCCAGCCCCCGCCAGTCCGCCGGGTCCGGGTAGAACGCGCTGTAGAGCTCGAGCGCCTCGCGTACCGTCAACTTCTCCTGAAGCTGGGACTCCTGGAGCTGGACGCCCACCTCGGCGCGCAGCGAAGGATCGCGCGGAGCGCGGCCGAGCACGGTGATCCGGCCGCCGTCCGGCACCCGCAGGCCGGCCACGCACTCCACGGTGGTGGTCTTACCGGCCCCGTTCGGGCCGAGGATGCCGAAGATCTCGCCGCTCTCGACGGCGAACGACACGTCGCGGACCGCGACCGTGTCCCCGTAACGCTTGCTGAGGTTGCCGACCTCGATGACTGCCATGCACCCAGCGTCACGGATGGACCGGGGTGCCCGAATCGACCGGCGAGCGATCGCCGCCATCCACCAACCGGTGGATGGCGGACTACGCCACCGCTTCCGCCTCGGTCTCCGCGGCGGTCCGGCGCAGGCCGGTGACCGCGGAGTAGACCGAGCCGATCTGCGCGGCGACCCGCTTCCACGAATACGCCTGCCGGGCCCGGTCCAGCGCGGCCGTGGCGTAGGTGAAGCGCCGCACCTTGTCGTTGATCAGGCGGCGGACCGCGCCGCCGAGCGCCCGCGGGTCCCGGGCCGGCACCAGGTCGCCGGTCAGGCCGTCGACCACGGTCTCGGTCAGCCCGCCCACCGCGGTCCCGACGATCGGCACGCCGCAGGCCATCGCCTCCAGCGCGGACCGCTCGAACTGCTCCTGCCAGGGCGCGGCGACCAGCAGGTCGGCGGAGCGGTACCAGCTGGGCATGTCCCGGTGCGGGACGGCGCCGATCAGCCGGAGCCGGTCGGCGACCTGGAACCGTTCGGCCAGCGCGCGCAGCGACTTGGCGCCCGGGTCGGCGGTGAGCTGGTCGGCCGGCGGGCCGCCGACCACCACCACCTCGGCGCCCGGGACGTAGCGCATCGCCTGGATGACGTCGCCGAAGCCCTTGTGCTCGACCAGCTTGCCGACCGAGAGGATGCGCGGACGTTCCGGGTCGCGCGGGGCGATCGGGCCCTCCGGGGTGAACCGCTCGCTGTCCACGCCGGCCGGGACCACGGTCAGCTGGGCCCGCGGCACCCCGATCCGGACCAGGCCGCGCACCTCGTCCTGGGTCTGCGCGACCACCCGGTCGACGGCCCGGCCGAGCGCCCGCTCGTAACCGGTGCGGGACGGGCCGGCCGCGTTCGGGTCGATCACGCCGATCTCGTGGAACGACTGCACGACCGGGATGTTGAGCTGTTTGGCGGCGGTCACCGCGGCCAGGCCGCTGGTCCAGAAGTGGGCGTGCGCCACGTCCGGCACCCAGTCCTCGCGCTGCCAGCGGTCGCTGAGCACCCGGGCGAATTCCGCCATGTGCGGCAGCAGTTCCTCGTCGGGCAGCAGCCGGGCCGGGCCGGCCGGCACGTGCACCACGCGCACCCCGTCGGCGACCGGGACCACCTCGGCCACCTCCGGGTCGGTACGGCGGGTGTAGACCCGCACCTCGTGCCCGAGTTCGGCCAGCGCCGTGGACAGGTCGGCGACGTGGGCGTGCTGGTCGCCCACGCCGAGCGGGCTGGCGTGCTCGGAGATCATCGCAATGCGCACGGGCGGGCTCTCCTCAGCGGCGAAAACAGCGGTCACAACGGCAGATTTCGTTGCCCAACGGCCCCCTCCGTAAACATCGAGCGATCACCGGGCGTCCGGGTTAAGGGACCGGACGCCGGGTAAATCGGCCGTGTGGCAACCGTGACGCGAACCGTGCAGGCCCCGCCCGAGCGGGTCTTCGCCGTCCTGGCCGACGGCTGGTCCTACAGCGACTGGGTGGTCGGCACCTCCCACATCCGGGAGGTCGAACCCGCCTGGCCCGATCCCGGGGCCAAGCTGCACCACAAGGCCGGCCCGTGGCCGTTCTCCCTGCACGACTCGTCGACCGTGCTGGAGTGCGTGCCGGACCGCGAGCTGAAGATCCGGGCCGGCCTGTGGCCGCTCGGCGAGGCGGTGGTCGACATCGTGCTGGAGCCGGCCGCCGACGGCAGCACCCGGGTGGTGATGCACGAGGACTTCGAGTCCGGCCCGCTGCTCTGGGTCCGCAACAAGCTCAACGACCTGGTGCTGCACCAGCGCAACGTGGAGGCGTTGCGCCGGCTCGCGGACATCGCGGAGTCTCACTCGTAGATCTTCCGGTGGGCCGCCTGGACGGCTCCCCGGTACGCCGCCCCGGTCAGTCCGCGGTCGCGGGCCAGCGCGGCCCGCGCCGCGTTCGCCCCGGGCGCGCCGTGCACCCCGCCGCCGGGGTGCGCCGACGAGCTGCCCAGGTACAACCGGTCCACCGGCGTGTCGGCCCGGCCCAGCCCGGGCACCGGCCGCAGGAACAGCTGCTGGAACGCGGCCGACGTGCCGCCGCCGAGCGCCCCGCCGACCAGCGACGGGTCCTCCCGCTCCAGGTCGCCCGGCGCGAACACGTTGCGCCCCACGATCCGGCTGCGGAAGCCGGGGGCCTGCTGCTCCAGCACCGCCTCGATCCGCTCCACGTGCGCCGCGATCTCCTCGGCCGGCCACTGCTGCCGGTGCGGCAGGTGGGTGTACGCCCAGGCGCTCTCCGTCCCGGCCGGCGACCGGCTCGGATCCGCCGTGGTCATCTGCCCGAGCAGCAGGAACGGGTGGTCCGGCACCTGCCCGGTGGCGATCTCCGCGGCGTACCGGGTCAGCCCGTCCAGGTCGGCCCCGAGGTGCACCGTCCCGGCCCGGCCGACCTCGGCGGTGCGCCACGGGATCGGCCCGTCCAGCGCCCAGTCCACCTTCACCGTCGCGCCGTCCCACCGGAAGTGCGCCAGGTCCTCGGCCAGCCGCGGCGGCAGCCACCGGGTGCCGACCAGGTCCAGGTAGAGCGCCGGGGCCGGCACGTCGGCGATCACCGCGCGGCGGGCCTGCCAGTCCCGCCCGTCCGCGGTCCGCACTCCCATCGCCCGCCCGCGGGCCACCAGCACCCGGGTCACCGGCGCCGCGTAGACGATCTCGCCGCCGCGCGCCCGCAGCCGGCGGACCAGCGCCGCGGTGATCTGCCCGGCGCCGCCGACCGGCACCGGCCAGCCGACCTCCTGGCCGAGCATGGCGAGCAGCCAGCCGTACACCCCGCCGCCCGCCTCCTCCGGCGACAGGTCGGTGTGCAGCGCGCAGCCGGCCAGCGCCACCTGGGCGCCCTCCCCGCTGAACAGCTCCGAGCCGAGCTCCCGGGCGGAGAGCACGAGCCGCCGGGCCAGCCGCAGCGACTGGCCCACACCGAGCCGCCGGGCCAGCCCCAGGCCGGCCCGGACCGGCGGGAACGGCCGGGTGATCGCCTCCAGCATGCCCCCGGACACGCCGGCCCAGTCGTCGTACGCGTGCTTCCACCGCTCGCCGTCGCCGGGCGCGAACGCCTCCATCGACGCCATGGTCCGCTCCAGCTCGCGGCTGACCGTCGCGGCCCGCCCGTCGGGCAGCAGGTGGGTGAAGACCTCCGGGGCGTGCGTCCAGGTCACCCCGTGCTGGTCGAGCTCCATCTCGCGCATGACTGGGGAGGCGTACCCGAGCGGATAGAACGCGCTGAAGAGGTCGGACAGATAGCCGGGCGCGGTGATCTCGCCGGACCGCACGGCGCCGCCCGGATGCGCGGTGGCCTCCAGCACCCGTACCGACCACCCCGCGTCGGCCAGCACATTCGCTGCCACCAATCCGTTGTGCCCGGCTCCGACGATGACCGCATCAACGATGTCCACATTCGCACGTTAGCCACGTTTAGCCCCGAACCGCGAGGGCACCCCGTGAATCATGGAACGGGGAAACAGCAAGCACGGCGCGGTGCTCGACGAGCAGATGGCCCAGGAGGTGCGTGGCATCTCCCAGGGTGTCGCCGGTGGCCGCGCCGAGGAATGGCACACACCCGAGCCGTCCGGCGAGGATCAGCCGCCAGTCAGCATCGCCCCGAACGGGGATTTCGGCCGCGGCATCCCGAACGGCGTGGGCAGCGCCCAGGGCGAGGCGCTCAGCCGGTTCGGAAGTTTCCTGGGCCGGAACGCCTTCCCCGGCGACCGGTCGGCGCTGGAGGCCTCCGCGCTGGCCATGGAGGCGCCCGACGACGTGCTGCGGCGGATCCGGACCCTGCCGGAGGGCAGGACGTTCCAGAACACCGCCGAAGCCTGGCACGCAAGTGAAGGAGGAACCGCGTGAGCACGGTCACCGAGTTCGTTGACGTCAACGTCCCGGTTCGTACCTGCTACGACCAGTGGACCCAGTTCGAGGAGTTCCCGCGCTTCATGGAGGGCGTCGAGGAGATCCACCAGCTGGACGACACGCACATGCACTGGAAGACGAAGATCGCCGGGATCGAGCGTGAGTTCGACGCGCAGATCACCGAGCAGCTCCCGGACGAGCGGGTCGCCTGGACCGCCACGGAGGGCGAGAAGCAGGCGGGCGTGGTGACCTTCCACCGCCTCGACGACACGCACACCCGCGTCACCGTGCAGCTCGACTTCGACCCGCAGGGCTTCCTGGAGACCGCCGGCGACAAGCTCGGCATGGTGGACCGCCGGGTCAAGGGCGATCTGCACCGCTTCAAGGAGTTCATCGAGAGCCGCGGCGGCATCACCACCGGCGCCTGGCGCGGCAAGGTGGACCGTCCCGGCATCTGACCGCTTCACCGATCACGGCCGCCCTCCGGGGCGGCCGTTCCCATGCCCTCTTCCTTCCGGCCCGCCCCTCCCCCGGTCCGCCGCTCGCGCGAGGTCCGCCGCTCGCGCGAGGTCCGCCGTTCGCGCGCGGTCCGCTGTTCGCGCGCGGTCCGCTCGCCTTGCGGTTTGCCCCTTTTCGGTACGGTCTCCGCGCCGCCCGCGCGCCGCTGACCTCCGGC contains:
- a CDS encoding ABC transporter ATP-binding protein; the protein is MAVIEVGNLSKRYGDTVAVRDVSFAVESGEIFGILGPNGAGKTTTVECVAGLRVPDGGRITVLGRAPRDPSLRAEVGVQLQESQLQEKLTVREALELYSAFYPDPADWRGLAGDLGLDGKLRTAYGKLSGGQKQRLSIALALIGNPRIAILDELTTGLDPQARRDTWDLIESVRDRGVTVVLVTHFMAEAERLCDRLAVIDKGEVVALDTPTGLVQRAETEQIIRFRPSAPLDDALLTALPEVREVRHHGGSVEVTGTGNLLYAVTSVLAVHRIVAGDLRVERASLDDAFVRLTGHGNQE
- a CDS encoding glycosyltransferase, which produces MRIAMISEHASPLGVGDQHAHVADLSTALAELGHEVRVYTRRTDPEVAEVVPVADGVRVVHVPAGPARLLPDEELLPHMAEFARVLSDRWQREDWVPDVAHAHFWTSGLAAVTAAKQLNIPVVQSFHEIGVIDPNAAGPSRTGYERALGRAVDRVVAQTQDEVRGLVRIGVPRAQLTVVPAGVDSERFTPEGPIAPRDPERPRILSVGKLVEHKGFGDVIQAMRYVPGAEVVVVGGPPADQLTADPGAKSLRALAERFQVADRLRLIGAVPHRDMPSWYRSADLLVAAPWQEQFERSALEAMACGVPIVGTAVGGLTETVVDGLTGDLVPARDPRALGGAVRRLINDKVRRFTYATAALDRARQAYSWKRVAAQIGSVYSAVTGLRRTAAETEAEAVA
- a CDS encoding SRPBCC family protein, translated to MTRTVQAPPERVFAVLADGWSYSDWVVGTSHIREVEPAWPDPGAKLHHKAGPWPFSLHDSSTVLECVPDRELKIRAGLWPLGEAVVDIVLEPAADGSTRVVMHEDFESGPLLWVRNKLNDLVLHQRNVEALRRLADIAESHS
- a CDS encoding phytoene desaturase family protein, with amino-acid sequence MDIVDAVIVGAGHNGLVAANVLADAGWSVRVLEATAHPGGAVRSGEITAPGYLSDLFSAFYPLGYASPVMREMELDQHGVTWTHAPEVFTHLLPDGRAATVSRELERTMASMEAFAPGDGERWKHAYDDWAGVSGGMLEAITRPFPPVRAGLGLARRLGVGQSLRLARRLVLSARELGSELFSGEGAQVALAGCALHTDLSPEEAGGGVYGWLLAMLGQEVGWPVPVGGAGQITAALVRRLRARGGEIVYAAPVTRVLVARGRAMGVRTADGRDWQARRAVIADVPAPALYLDLVGTRWLPPRLAEDLAHFRWDGATVKVDWALDGPIPWRTAEVGRAGTVHLGADLDGLTRYAAEIATGQVPDHPFLLLGQMTTADPSRSPAGTESAWAYTHLPHRQQWPAEEIAAHVERIEAVLEQQAPGFRSRIVGRNVFAPGDLEREDPSLVGGALGGGTSAAFQQLFLRPVPGLGRADTPVDRLYLGSSSAHPGGGVHGAPGANAARAALARDRGLTGAAYRGAVQAAHRKIYE
- a CDS encoding DUF2795 domain-containing protein, with amino-acid sequence MERGNSKHGAVLDEQMAQEVRGISQGVAGGRAEEWHTPEPSGEDQPPVSIAPNGDFGRGIPNGVGSAQGEALSRFGSFLGRNAFPGDRSALEASALAMEAPDDVLRRIRTLPEGRTFQNTAEAWHASEGGTA
- a CDS encoding SRPBCC family protein; this translates as MSTVTEFVDVNVPVRTCYDQWTQFEEFPRFMEGVEEIHQLDDTHMHWKTKIAGIEREFDAQITEQLPDERVAWTATEGEKQAGVVTFHRLDDTHTRVTVQLDFDPQGFLETAGDKLGMVDRRVKGDLHRFKEFIESRGGITTGAWRGKVDRPGI